Within the Salvia hispanica cultivar TCC Black 2014 chromosome 4, UniMelb_Shisp_WGS_1.0, whole genome shotgun sequence genome, the region GACCAAATGGCTGAAATCCATCAGTACTAAGTGCTAACCTGACATTTCTTGATTCAGAAGCAAAGAAAGTATGTATCTTGTCAAAGGTTTTCCAGGCTACCGAATCTGCCGGATGAGACATCTCTCCTGGAGTCTGGATGTGCTCTGCATGCCATCGCATGGATTGAGCGGTAATTTCGGATACATACAAACGCCTCAACCTTGAGCCTAAAGGGAAATAGTACATTTGTTTGAGTGGACTTGTGCCATTACCCTTAAATCTGGTCTGACCACAAACTTTGCATTCAGTTCGGTTCTCATCTTCCCTCCAGTAGATCATGCACCCTCTCTTGCAACAATCTATCTTAAGAACCGGCATATCTAAGGCCTGCATTTGTTTTTTGCACTTATAGAAGCTACTAGGCATACGGTTTGGTTTCGGCAGGCGCTCCTCCATAAATTGGCACAATTCGTCAATAGCTCGTTGAGACATTCGATGTTCAGACTTCATAGTCATCAGTCGAGCATTTGTTGACAGCTCAGAATAATCACAACCCGCCCACAAATCGGCCTGAGACGCTtctaataaattatagaacTGTTGCGACTCATTAGTGGGGGATTCTGGCATGTAAGTAGGCGGGACATATTGTTCGGAATGTTGCGCCTGAAAATGATAAGGCTCGTGAATGGCTGTCTGTCCCCACACATTGTGTACCATATGTTGGTATGGATCCGATGATGGATCGAAATGCATAGGTTCACCCGGTATTGAACTGGATGACGCTTCTACATCGCAATGAAATCTCCAATCATAGTAATTTGGAGTAAACCCCCTTCTCACAAGGTGCTCTTTCACCGTATCAGTAGAAAAAAGTTTGCTATTATCACAATGTTTACAT harbors:
- the LOC125220977 gene encoding uncharacterized protein LOC125220977 — protein: MDKILGREWMYERKHPTGEFNRDFIDGLDMFMNFAMSFPSKMDGSKIRCPCKHCDNSKLFSTDTVKEHLVRRGFTPNYYDWRFHCDVEASSSSIPGEPMHFDPSSDPYQHMVHNVWGQTAIHEPYHFQAQHSEQYVPPTYMPESPTNESQQFYNLLEASQADLWAGCDYSELSTNARLMTMKSEHRMSQRAIDELCQFMEERLPKPNRMPSSFYKCKKQMQALDMPVLKIDCCKRGCMIYWREDENRTECKVCGQTRFKGNGTSPLKQMYYFPLGSRLRRLYVSEITAQSMRWHAEHIQTPGEMSHPADSVAWKTFDKIHTFFASESRNVRLALSTDGFQPFGQTGSQYSLWPVILTPYNLPPLMCMKDPYMFLTVIVPGPKNPKQNIDVFLQPLIAELNDLWTEGIPAYDISRKQNFQLRAALMWTISDFPAYSMLSGWSTLDTVRVHIVWRTHKLSP